A section of the Triticum dicoccoides isolate Atlit2015 ecotype Zavitan chromosome 7A, WEW_v2.0, whole genome shotgun sequence genome encodes:
- the LOC119330295 gene encoding histone H2B.3-like translates to MAPKAEKKPVAEKAEKTTAAKKTKAEKRPPASKEGGEKKGKKKSKKSVETYKIYIFKVLKQVHPDIGISSKAMSIMNSFINDIFEKLAGESAKLARYNKKPTITSREIQTSVRLVLPGELAKHAVSEGTKAVTKFTSS, encoded by the coding sequence ATGGCCCCCAAGGCGGAGAAGAAGCCGGTGGCGGAGAAGGCCGAGAAGACGACGGCAGCCAAGAAGACCAAGGCCGAGAAGCGGCCGCCGGCGTCCAAGGAGGGCggcgagaagaaggggaagaagaagtccaagaagagcgtggagacgtacaagatctacatcttcaaggtgctgaagcaggtgcacCCGGACATCGGCATCTCCTCCAAGGCCATGTCcatcatgaactccttcatcaacgACATTTTCGAGAAGCTCGCCGGCGAGTCGGCCAAGCTTGCGAGGTACAACAAGAAGCCCACCATCACGTCCCGGGAGATCCAGACCTCCGTCCGCCTCGTCCTCCCCGGCGAGCTCGCCAAGCATGCCGTCTCCGAGGGCACCAAGGCTGTCACCAAGTTCACCTCCTCCTAG